One Helianthus annuus cultivar XRQ/B chromosome 12, HanXRQr2.0-SUNRISE, whole genome shotgun sequence genomic region harbors:
- the LOC110893099 gene encoding protein FAR1-RELATED SEQUENCE 5-like: protein MSKLNLGHVKAFNVMKTCFGGFEDVGASKVEFKNYKRQINLFIGEYDADMVVKHLNEKKHSQPNFSYDYITDEENRLKGLFWCDDQAKRNYHVFGDVISFDATYHSNKYSMVFVPFTGIDNHHCIVTFGATLLASETADTYIWLLRVFLKAVGSQPKVVVTDQDPTMKKAISVVGVRLCNSTNFKERICGVVWTDILTPEEFESEWEAVIAEFNLEDKDWLSDIFALRESWIPAYYRMEHMSAELIGVADCINQRYEDQPDGFVKFYVNDFKQLYKHSMHGVIEILFLAFFRHIFYVLRLVDITEFPKQYILNRWRKEASPNCSPECSISREYMTELDPDVQSMMRGIIYSTEYTLNRLSSNKEELSLYKDHVQSYMKKVQDMQIVAPPASSRDRFAEITGQYKNDKKPIRVPVGYKSKGSGSRMRLKSKQEIAIDKKKSKSKPGAKERQCQNCKAYGHYASTCKQAVIKRRSTRSSRDSEE, encoded by the exons ATGTCTAAGCTGAATTTGGGTCATGTCAAggcgtttaatgttatgaagactTGTTTTGGCGGTTTTGAAGATGTGGGCGCAAGCAAGGTTGAATTTAAGAACTATAAGAGGCAAATTAACTTGTTCATAGGGGAATATGACGCTGATATGGTTGTGAAACATTTGAATGAAAAAAAACATTCCCAGCCTAATTTCTCGTATGATTACATCACAGACGAAGAGAATCGTTTGAAGGGTCTTTTTTGGTGTGACGATCAAGCCAAACGTAATTACCACGTGTTTGgtgatgtgatttcgtttgacgCCACGTATCATTCCAACAA ATACTCTATGGTGTTTGTACCATTCACTGGTATAGACAATCATCACTGCATTGTTACATTTGGTGCAACATTGTTGGCGTCGGAAACTGCTGATACGTATATTTGGTTGTTAAGAGTTTTTCTAAAAGCCGTTGGTtctcaaccaaaagttgttgtcactGACCAAGATCCAACGATGAAGAAGGCTATTTCTGTT GTTGGTGTTAGGCTATGCAATTCCACCAATTTTAAAGAACGTATTTGTGGTGTTGTGTGGACGGATATTCTCACACCTGAAGAGTTTGAATCAGAATGGGAAGCGGTTATTGCAGAATTCAATTTAGAAGATAAGGACTGGCTATCAGATATTTTTGCACTTAGGGAATCTTGGATCCCTGCATACTATAGAATGGAGCATATGTCTG CTGAGCTTATTGGAGTTGCGGATTGCATAAATCAACGTTACGAAGATCAGcctgatgggtttgttaagttttacgtAAATGACTTCAAACAGCTTT ACAAACATTCTATGCATGGCGTTATAGAGatattgtttttggcgtttttcag ACATATATTCTATGTTTTGAGACTTGTGGACATTACGGAATTCCCAAAACAATACATTCTGAATAGATGGCGCAAAGAGGCCTCCCCAAACTGCTCTCCTGAATGCTCAATTAGTCGTGAATATATGACCGAGCTTGATCCTGATGTGCAAAGTATGATGCGAGGTATTATTTATTCAACCGAATACACTTTGAACCGTTTATCTAGTAATAAAGAGGAgctatccttatacaaggatcatgTTCAATCTTATATGAAGAAGGTTCAAGATATGCAGATTGTTGCTCCTCCCGCTAGTTCTAGGGATAGATTTGCTGAGATAACTGGTCAATATAAAAACGACAAGAAACCGATAAGAGTCCCTGTAGGTTATAAATCCAAAGGTTCTGGTTCTCGGATGCGCCTGAAATCTAAACAGGAGATAGCAATCGACAAAAAGAAATCAAAGTCGAAACCTGGGGCCAAAGAAAGACAGTGTCAGAACTGCAAAGCCTATGGACACTACGCATCAACATGCAAACAGGCCGTGATTAAAAGAAGATCGACAAGGTCTTCGAGAGATAGTGAAGAGTAG